The Heyndrickxia acidicola sequence AACAATCACAAAGATTTATCTTATCATTTCTCTCACTAAAATATTTTCTAGCCTCTATTTCAATTAAGTTTAGAAGCTTTTCATCATCTTCTAAAATTTTATACTTCAATATTAATACCCTATATGTTTGTGTTTTTGGTAATAAATTTTTTTTCACGATAGAATAAGCAACTTCCAAATAATCTATTGCGCTTTTTTTTTCTTCCAATTTACTATATTCCTTAGCTAGATAAATCAATGTATTTATATAACTTTCGTTTTTTTTATCTTTAAGTTCTAGACTCTTTGTAAAATATGATATTGCCTTACTGGAGTTATTCCTTTTACTCTCCAAATTACCTAAGTTATGGTAAGCTTTTGCTAAAATAGCATCATCTCTAAATTTACTTGTAGCTTTTATTATTAATTTAAAATAGTATTCCGCTTTGTTAAAATCATTTAATCGAAGATAATTTATTCCTAATAGTAAATAACATTCTATTCTCCTATTACCAGAAAATTCTTGTCTTAAATTATCTAAGCATAAATTTGTATAAATTAGAGTCATAGGGATGTTATAAATTAGATTATAAGCTAACCCTAAATGATAATATAAATTTAAATCCACTACTTTGCTCTTTGAGAATAATTGTTCAGCTTCTTTTAAATAGAAGAGCCCTTTATTATAGTTCGATCTTAAACAAAAATATACACCAGAAAAATATTGTAAATAATTGTATATTTGCTCAGGTAATTTTGAGACATGTTTATTTAAGTATTCTATCTTTTCCTCAGCTGCATTTAAGTTTACTTTATAAAGAAAATACCTCAAAGACAATAAATTATAATAATATACTAAAATTACCGAATCTATATTTTTTATCATTTCATCAACTCTGCTTCTTACTCTTTCTATTTCTTGATTTTCTTGATTAGTTATTACAGTATACCATTCTTCAAGTGTTTCAATAAAATTTTCGTTGTTATTCAATAAATTTTGAAAGTCACAATTTAACCTTTCTAAAAGTAATAACAATGTATCATGACTTGGCTCTATCTTTCCGTTTTCTAATTTACTTAGATAAGTAATCGAACAAATGCCATCTGCTAATTCCTTCTGAGTTAAGTTTAAATTTGTTCTTTTATCATAAATATATGTCCCATATTCAAAATTAAAATTATTAATTTTCATTAGATTGCTACCTTCTTCACCGGATTTCTGATAAATCAATAGTACCATTTATCTATGTAGAACTCAAACGAACTATTCTGAAATTTCTCGATATTAATCTAAGTTTGTCCTTTTTTAGACTTTTTAAGATAACCTTGATTTTATTTATACATTATTGAAATATCTTATGAGTTATAATGCCAATTACTAAAACATCTAACCTTTTACCCTAATTAAAGTGCTAATACGCTTCTAGACTATCCTTAACTTAACTACCAGCTGCCCGTTTAATTAAGCAGGACATTAAAGACTTTATTGAAGTATGTTTGGTCAAAATTCAATTCCAATGAAACTACAGTTTATATTTATAGCAGGTTGGCCTACCCTGATAATAAAAAAGAAAAGCTGCCAATATAGGCAGTTAGCCAAACTCTTAGCTCTCGCAAAGCAAATAAGTTAGTAGTTTTGCTTTTGTCTTTCCTACAAAAACTATTTTTTCTGTTTCTTGATACCGACCATTTTGAAAAAGCACCTTTGTTAATTACTTAGTTTTACTTATACATCGATACCCTCAAAATGTTCAACATCCATTTGCTTTAAAGCGTTTAACAGTTTGTGCCTCCAATAAAAAGTGTAACCCAAGTAACCCCTACGATTTCATCCGATTTTCTCAGGAATATCCTTTGAACATAATAATCTTATATTCGTGTTCCGTTATTCCCAATGGTCTTTTCTTGTTTGAGTTGAGTTTTGAAATATACATTCTCCTTACAGGATCAGGACGATAACTTTTGCTTTTAAGGTTCCTTACTAAATTCTCAATGTTTTATTCTAGATTTTCACTGTATTGTTCTTTAGTTGTACCATTAATCCCGGTTGCCTTTTTGTTAGGTAGTTCATAATGACATTGAACCAATGCTTGCTTTATTTAGTAGTTTGCTTTCCTACCATGAAATATGAGAGCAAAACATGATAAACCGATAACCCATTTTTATCTAAGTCAGAGATAATTTCTTTATATTTGTCAGATAAACCTTCATGAAAAATAGACAAGGGATTTAGACAATTAGTGCTCAATACTTTTCCTTCCTTAAATGATTTAATAATGCTGCCTTTCACGCTAACTGTTTTCATTAAGTCCATTGCTAACTTTTGGCTTCTGGTTGCAAATGGAACAATACAACCACCATCTTTGTTCCATAACCGCAAGTCCTTTTCCTGATTTGACATTTTAACGTATCTCCTTAAGCTAAGATTTTCTTTTAGAAAATTGGGGAAATTTTTTAGGAAGTAAGAATTAAAGAGCAGAATACCCCGAAAAGCCAATAATCTACAAATTGGTTGTAATTAGAACTCTAATAAAGAAAATAGGAAGAACTTTTTAGAGATAAAAATTTTACACTAATTGGAAAAACTAAGGAATTACCTCTCTTTAAATAAGGGCAAATTAAAGAAATACTAGGCATAAGCTTGCTTAACTAATATTGGCAGGAATGTTAAAGAAATTGTCGAATTAAAGAAGTATATTTATAGTTATAGCACTAAGGCACCGCCTAAACTTAACTTCAGAAAGGATACAAAGTAAAAGATGCGTGTAGATTGGGAACTAAGATCAGAAAACCTAACACTATTTAAATTAAGCATGGAAACAGATCATTTTTATTCTGCAAGTGACACATTTGGCGCCAAACTCGTGTTGGGAGTCAATATTCATCCCTACTTTGGATTAGACTCCCGAGACCTTTTGTCAATTGGAGGAGAGATATATTGGCAAACGGACAACGTCAATGTTCCATCCACCTTCCTGATTCCTGAACAACCCTTGAATTCGGGAAGACCAATCATCATTCCGATGACTAGAGAAATAATTCAACAAATTGAAAAGGTCAGAAACGGTGGACCAGTCTCTTTTCAGATTGCACTACATGGCATGTGTTATGTTGCTTCGGACCATGACCATCAAACCAACGGACAAGTTCGATCCCTCGTTGATTCACAATTTCAAAGGTTAGTAGGACGTCCAACTATGCTAACCAGTGACCGACATACTCTCGTACAAATTCATCGTGAGAAATGGGCTGAGCTCCTTAAAGGCATGAATGTATCATCCTACAGACTCGTAGAATTGCCAACTCTTAAGCTGACGAATCGTCAAACAAACCGATGGGAAAATGTACTCCAAAGGTACGAAAGTATGTTGCAGAAAAAGCGTGTTGGGAATTTCGAAGAATGCATTGAGGAAAGCCGAAGAATTGTGGATGAGCTAGTTGCGTTAATAGGTGGGCATTTCAATCTAAACATGGGTGACCCCAAAAAGAGCGGTGATTTCGTAAACAGCTTTCATAATAAATTGGATAAGAAACTCCCTGACGACCAGCGGGATCACTGCAAGTCATTTGCTAACCTACTATTTTCCATAACTAATTTCAGTAGTCTATATCATCATGCGGGTAACCGTCCTACCGTGTTCGGAAACCTCCGTGAACAGGCTGAACATGTCGTCCTCTTATGTACAGCAGCCGTATCGGCGAGCTCCAGAATACTAGAGTGGGTCCCACCAGGTTCAGACATAAACGAATAACACCTTCTCTCCAATTATAAATAAAACAGTTCCATAAGAACCTGCTGTTACCTTAAAAAGACCGAATAGAATATCATTCGGTCTCCCTTTTTTAAAAATGTTATCTTTACAAGTAATTGCTCAACTCGTAGAAAATCCTTTACATTATTTATATCCTTGGTTTCATAATTTGGACTGGGGTAAGTTGAAATCATTGGTTCTCCGTATAGTTTTTTCTTTTCCTTGCAGTCATTACCTATTACATATAAATTATGTCTCCTCTACTCCTAAAATCAGATTATCTCAAGAAGGATTTGAAAATTTATGAATACCCCTGTATTACAGTATCTGAGCATGTGAACTGTTTCTGGCATGTATATGATATAGGTTTTGGCAGTCTGCTTTTTAATCTTTTTAAATCATACTTATTATACTAATGTGCCAATTTGAAGAAAGAACAACAAATTGGACCATTGCAAGAAGGAGGAAAATGCACCTTTTTATTGAATTAAAGGGGTAAATGAACAATAAGCTAGAATTTATCTAATAAAAGGGGATTAGTAATGAAAATAGAATTACAAAATGATTATAAAAAAGTTGTTCTCCGCAAGATTCAAGAAAAGGGCTTAAGATTTTCAGAGAATCAGAGCGAAGAAAATAGAATCATTCAATACTATTCTTACTTAAGAAAGAAAGCATTTGAAGGACCTCATCAAGTTTTTAAGTCTAAAGAGTTTTCTTGTCCTGAAACAGTAAGAAAAGGATTTGAGAAACTAGAAAACATAATAGAAATTGGTGGCGATATTCTCCCCTACTTTAATAGAACAGCATCAGATTTAACAAAATATGATGCTATGTTCTCTGATTGGGGAATAATGCACTTTCATTTGGGTGAAGAATTGATACCTGGAGAGAATTTGGTAAAAAGAGGAGATCCGGTCCTATTTGCATATATGAATGACGGTAAAGTATATTTTTTAAACATATTTTCACATGGGCACTGGTCGGATAAAGAAGTTATTCAGTTGATGTATAATAATTGGCCAGAACTTCTTGAAAAATATATAGTTCAAGTTGTCTCTGCTATTTCACCTGAACCGGATTCTAGTGATATAAAAAAACTCAGGGAAGCCGGAATAACATACTTTTTCAGTATCAACGATAGTGAAGGGGGGAAAGTATTCTTGATGCCGCCTGGTCTAGGATTAAACAGTGCAAGAAGTTCCACTAACGACACTATGGTTTTAAACAACATAATGAATCGATTAAGACACATACAAGATGAAATCATTAATAATGAAGCTGAATTAGAAAAATGGATGTCAGCAAATGGTATTAAGAAAAATCAGGAGATCACACTTGAATTAATTGACTTTAATCCAAGTGAATTAAAATTATTTGATAAATATAACGAGTTCACTTATACGGTCCACCTCTAAAGTCACTTGATGAGTGGCTTTTTCTTCTTCAGCTAACAGGAGGTTAGTTAACAAAAATTGGAATACAACCCATATATTGATAATCCTACGATATAATAGTTATACTTCTTTTTTGTTTCGCATATTATGATTATATTTGCTCAAATAGGAGGTGGTTTTGTGAAAGGTTCAAAAAAATTTTTCCATATTGGATTGGTTATCATTGCTATAATGCTATTATTGCACTTGTACGTAATCCATTTGCCTGATTTTATTGAAGGATTTATGCTTGGAAGTGGGATTGCACTTGAATTAATTGGTATTTATACCATTAAACACGATATATCTAAATTTAGAAACTTCAAGATGAAACTTAAACATGATTAACCACATAATTACTAATTCATTAGATTCATGAACGGTATCTTGTAATATAACTCTAAAGTAAGTGTTTTCAGTATAAATTAAATGTATTTTTAATTTATAAAAAATAATTGTTAAAAAATCACCAAGCAACAACTAGGCACAAATTAAAAGGGAGCCTTTTTAAGCGCTCGGAAAGAGCATGGTTACAAATTTAAATTGTCTTGTTATTTTAAATTTGATTTATTTTGACGGCCATTCTTGACTTGCAAACCCCAGATATAAAATGAATTAACCTCTCTTTCTTGGATTAGCTCAAATAAGAAAACAAATAATTATTAAAAATCCATACTCGGTAGAACTGCATTATTATTTTCATGATAAAATAATAGTTATGTTTGATAAATTTTAATTATTAATTTAGAAAATGGATTGGGTGAGAGGTCATGAGTCAAGAAGCAGTTCATCATAAGCTATATAACGGGGAGCATATCATTCATACTGAAGTAGATGATGATAATTCTTATAGCAAAAAAGAATATTTTTTGACGAGTAAAGGGCGTGTTATTGAATACAATGGTGGCTATTATTCACCTGAAAATCGTATTAAAGTATATGATCAAAAACTGGATGTTACTTCTTATTTTGATAGATTAACTCTCAAGCCAAATAATAATGCAAGTGAATTCAAGTTTTTTTTAAGTTTAGATATTCAAAGTTTTAAAGACATTTTAAAGAAGATACCATTTTCTTGTCTTGTTTTCGATATGAATACTGATTTTTTTAAGCGTCATGAAGTGGATTCCGATTACATTCCTATTAATCTGAGTTATGATTTATCTAATTTGGGTTTCAAGCAATCAGAATCCAACTTTTTGGAATGGTTTGGAAAAAAAATTAAGGTTTCTCCTGATATAATCCCGTTTTATCGGATTAAGAAAGTTGAACAGATTGATTCCTATACACTGAATCTTCATGGGTTCTTCTTTCTGAATGAGCAGCCCTATCACAAGATTGAAATTATCCATTGGGATGAAAGAAATGTGCATGACTTAAAGAATTCTATTGAGTCACACAAATCCATTTTTAATCTTGTGAGCGATGAAGTTGACCTGTATACATGTAAGGTAAATGGCTTATTAGGGGGCCAAAAAATTAAGAGTAATTCCATGATTATGGCAGTAGCTAAAATGGATGTGAAGCATGATTGGAATATAAGCAGCAGAAAAGGTCTCTTATCTTTTATTGATGAAGAAACTCAATCCTTAGTTCAAACGATTGATCTTGCTAATTGCGAATTTTATATAGAAGAACAAGAGAATAGAATTCTGATATTAACAGATACTTCTTCTTTTTATGTTGAATTGCCTGAAACTATTATCAGTGATTTAAATCAAGGTCCAAAGGAAATTTCTCAAAACAAATGGTGGTTTCAATGTGCAGAACAATCGGGTTTAATGGAGGGGCGTCATTTTAGTACAAACCTTGTAAGTCTTGCGTTCGAACCCTCTTCTATTACGTTGATTTATGATTTTTATACAAGAGATATTTGCAAGATAGAATTGGATAATCATGCAACTCTAATTGATAACAAATCTGTATTTATCGTATCTTCAAAAGACAACTCTATTACGGTCATTCAATTTTTAGAACCAAATCTCTTTGAAGCACTACCCATTAATGCGCAAGACCTCCAAATTTTTAATGTGGGGATTACACCAAATAAACTGCCTTTTCTAATAAAGCAAACGGAAGAACAGATTGAATTGGCACAATCCAATAATGATGTCTTATTAAGAATACCTAATACTAACGTAGAACAAATTCTCGTCGTTGAACAGCCTGTCGATGGGTCTGAGTTGTTACTAATTG is a genomic window containing:
- a CDS encoding helix-turn-helix transcriptional regulator translates to MKINNFNFEYGTYIYDKRTNLNLTQKELADGICSITYLSKLENGKIEPSHDTLLLLLERLNCDFQNLLNNNENFIETLEEWYTVITNQENQEIERVRSRVDEMIKNIDSVILVYYYNLLSLRYFLYKVNLNAAEEKIEYLNKHVSKLPEQIYNYLQYFSGVYFCLRSNYNKGLFYLKEAEQLFSKSKVVDLNLYYHLGLAYNLIYNIPMTLIYTNLCLDNLRQEFSGNRRIECYLLLGINYLRLNDFNKAEYYFKLIIKATSKFRDDAILAKAYHNLGNLESKRNNSSKAISYFTKSLELKDKKNESYINTLIYLAKEYSKLEEKKSAIDYLEVAYSIVKKNLLPKTQTYRVLILKYKILEDDEKLLNLIEIEARKYFSERNDKINLCDCYITAAELYSKRQMYKKSTLYYKLAYETSLLSTTK